Proteins found in one Takifugu rubripes chromosome 17, fTakRub1.2, whole genome shotgun sequence genomic segment:
- the slc8a1a gene encoding sodium/calcium exchanger 1a isoform X2: MGNVSDARVSRSLGVTMRQVGWQFSSYQLVLLLSFISIDLPLASGGGSNNTLKNSTVCEGRTNCIEGVILPIWKPENPTFTERLSRATVYFVALVYMFLGVSIIADRFMASIEVITSQERKITIKKPNGEKITTTVRIWNETVSNLTLMALGSSAPEILLSVVEVCGHNFDAGELGPNTIVGSAAFNMFVIIGLCVSIIPEGQTRKVKHLRVFFVTAIWSIFAYTWLYMILAVTTPGVVEIWEGLLTLFFFPLCVGFAYVADQRLLFYKYVYKRYRAGKRKGVIIEMEGEPELTMHVDLNSHGEDLGHECKGLDDLLTDRLTDQVLKQQQAGGPLHQCQIKNHARATNYDICSEVSNSPSSEVFFHPGFYKCVENCGSVALNVVRCGGDLRTSVLVNYQTEDGTARSDSDYQFTEGALLFQPGETQKVISINIVDDDIFEEDEHFLVHLSNVTVLSEGNAKVSCATLSHPCTAKITILDDDHAGIFTFEEETVTVSKSVGVLEVKVLRKSGACGVVVVPYSTAQGTAKGGGENFEDTHGVLEFDNGEICKTIQVNIIDDEEYEKNKNFFIELGDPRLLEMSERKARLLQEVGRDMYRKVQEWHPSAAMINIPGDKDEMLLTNQEKEEQRIAVMGRPILGEHVKLEVTIEESYEFKSTVDKLLKKTNLALVVGTNSWREQFVEAITITSGEDDDDTHGEEKLPSCFDYIMHFLTIFWKLLFALVPPTEYWSGWACFIVCISIIGVLTAIIGDIASHFGCTVGLKDSVTAVVFVALGTSVPDTFASKVSAVQDQYADASIGNVTGSNAVNVFLGIGVAWSIAAIYHYFQGEEFKVDPGTLAFSVTLFTIFAFICIAVLIYRRRPEIGGEFGGPKVPKMLTTGLFFSLWLMYIFFSSLEAYCHIQAF, encoded by the exons ATGGGAAATGTTTCTGATGCTAGA GTTTCACGGAGCTTGGGTGTCACCATGCGTCAGGTGGGATGGCAGTTTTCCAGTTACCAGCTGGTCCTTCTGCTGAGCTTCATCAGCATTGATCTTCCATTGGCTTCAGGGGGAGGTTCTAACAACACACTGAAGAACAGCACCGTATGTGAAGGGAGGACCAACTGCATTGAAGGTGTCATCCTGCCAATATGGAAGCCAGAAAATCCCACCTTTACCGAGCGCCTTTCCAGAGCCACCGTTTATTTTGTGGCCTTGGTATACATGTTCCTGGGTGTGTCCATCATTGCAGACCGCTTCATGGCCTCCATTGAGGTCATCACCTCCCAGGAGAGAAAGATCACAATCAAGAAGCCCAATGGTGAGAAAATCACCACCACGGTGCGCATCTGGAATGAGACGGTGTCAAACCTAACCCTCATGGCCCTGGGTTCTTCTGCCCCAGAGATCCTCCTGTCTGTGGTGGAGGTTTGTGGTCACAACTTTGATGCAGGCGAGCTTGGACCCAACACCATCGTGGGAAGTGCCGCCTTCAACATGTTTGTCATCATTGGCCTTTGTGTGTCCATCATTCCGGAGGGACAAACACGGAAAGTAAAGCACCTGAGGGTTTTCTTTGTCACTGCCATCTGGAGCATCTTTGCCTATACGTGGCTTTATATGATTCTTGCCGTCACAACTCCAGGTGTTGTGGAGATATGGGAGGGGCTCCTCAcactcttcttcttccctctctgtgtTGGATTTGCATATGTGGCTGACCAACGCCTGCTCTTCTATAAATATGTGTATAAACGCTATAGAGCAGGAAAGCGGAAAGGAGTGATAATTGAAATGGAAGGAGAACCAGAACTTACAATGCACGTGGACCTCAACTCTCATGGAGAAGACCTTGGACATGAATGCAAGGGACTGGATGACCTACTAACTGATAGGCTTACTGATCAGGTTTTGAAGCAGCAGCAAGCCGGTGGACCTCTTCATCAATGCCAGATAAAAAACCATGCGCGAGCAACCAACTATGACATCTGCTCAGAGGTGTCTAACAgcccctcctctgaggtgttctTCCACCCTGGTTTCTACAAGTGTGTGGAGAACTGTGGCAGTGTAGCGCTGAATGTGGTCCGGTGCGGCGGAGACCTAAGGACTTCAGTCCTGGTAAACTATCAGACTGAAGATGGTACGGCAAGATCTGACTCAGACTACCAGTTCACAGAAGGAGCTCTTCTGTTTCAACCTGGTGAAACCCAGaaggtcatcagcatcaacattgTTGATGACGATATATTTGAGGAAGACGAGCACTTCCTGGTTCATCTCAGTAATGTGACGGTTCTGTCTGAGGGAAATGCCAAGGTCTCCTGTGCAACTTTAAGTCATCCATGCACAGCAAAGATCACCATTTTGGATGATGACCATGCAGGAATCTTTACATTTGAGGAGGAGACGGTGACCGTGAGCAAGAGTGTTGGAGTATTGGAAGTGAAGGTTCTCCGAAAATCAGGAGCTTGTGGCGTTGTGGTAGTGCCATACAGTACCGCACAGGGCACGGCTAAAGGAGGTGGTGAGAACTTTGAAGACACACATGGAGTCCTGGAATTTGACAACGGTGAGATTTG CAAAACGATTCAGGTCAATATCATTGATGATGAAGAGtatgaaaaaaacaagaacttcTTCATTGAACTTGGGGACCCCCGGCTGCTGGAGATGAGTGAGAGGAAAG ctcgGCTGCTTCAAGAAGTCG GGCGAGACATGTACAGGAAGGTCCAGGAATGGCATCCGTCCGCCGCCATGATCAACATCCCAG GGGACAAAGACGAGATGCTTTTAACCAATCAGGAGAAAGAAGAACAGAGGATTGCAGTAATGGGTCGACCAATCCTCGGTGAGCACGTCAAACTCGAGGTCACCATTGAGGAATCGTATGAGTTTAAG AGCACTGTGGACAAACTCCTGAAGAAGACCAACCTGGCGCTGGTGGTTGGCACCAACAGTTGGAGAGAGCAGTTTGTTGAAGCTATCACGATCACATCAG GTGAGGACGATGATGACACCCATGGAGAGGAGAAGCTGCCCTCCTGTTTTGACTACATCATGCACTTCCTCACCATATTCTGGAAGCTCTTGTTTGCGTTGGTGCCTCCCACCGAGTACTGGAGTGGCTGGGCCTGTTTCATTGTTTGCATTTCCATCATTGGCGTCCTGACGGCGATCATCGGAGACATCGCTTCTCATTTTGGCTGCACAGTCGGTCTGAAAGACTCCGTCACGGCTGTGGTGTTTGTAGCATTGGGCACGTCAGTACCAG ACACCTTTGCCAGTAAGGTATCAGCCGTTCAGGATCAGTACGCAGACGCTTCTATTGGGAACGTGACTGGCAGCAATGCCGTGAATGTGTTCCTGGGCATTGGTGTGGCCTGGTCCATCGCTGCCATCTACCACTACTTCCAGGGAGAAGAGTTCAAGGTGGACCCAGGGACGCTGGCCTTCTCTGTCACGCTCTTCACCATCTTTGCCTTCATTTGCATCGCTGTCCTCATCTACCGGCGCCGGCCTGAGATCGGGGGGGAGTTTGGTGGCCCCAAAGTCCCCAAAATGTTGACCACCGGTCTGTTCTTCAGCCTGTGGCTGATGTacatcttcttctcctctctggaggcCTACTGCCACATTCAGGCCTTTTAG
- the slc8a1a gene encoding sodium/calcium exchanger 1a isoform X1 produces MGNVSDARVSRSLGVTMRQVGWQFSSYQLVLLLSFISIDLPLASGGGSNNTLKNSTVCEGRTNCIEGVILPIWKPENPTFTERLSRATVYFVALVYMFLGVSIIADRFMASIEVITSQERKITIKKPNGEKITTTVRIWNETVSNLTLMALGSSAPEILLSVVEVCGHNFDAGELGPNTIVGSAAFNMFVIIGLCVSIIPEGQTRKVKHLRVFFVTAIWSIFAYTWLYMILAVTTPGVVEIWEGLLTLFFFPLCVGFAYVADQRLLFYKYVYKRYRAGKRKGVIIEMEGEPELTMHVDLNSHGEDLGHECKGLDDLLTDRLTDQVLKQQQAGGPLHQCQIKNHARATNYDICSEVSNSPSSEVFFHPGFYKCVENCGSVALNVVRCGGDLRTSVLVNYQTEDGTARSDSDYQFTEGALLFQPGETQKVISINIVDDDIFEEDEHFLVHLSNVTVLSEGNAKVSCATLSHPCTAKITILDDDHAGIFTFEEETVTVSKSVGVLEVKVLRKSGACGVVVVPYSTAQGTAKGGGENFEDTHGVLEFDNGEICKTIQVNIIDDEEYEKNKNFFIELGDPRLLEMSERKARLLQEVGKFVQTGRDMYRKVQEWHPSAAMINIPGDKDEMLLTNQEKEEQRIAVMGRPILGEHVKLEVTIEESYEFKSTVDKLLKKTNLALVVGTNSWREQFVEAITITSGEDDDDTHGEEKLPSCFDYIMHFLTIFWKLLFALVPPTEYWSGWACFIVCISIIGVLTAIIGDIASHFGCTVGLKDSVTAVVFVALGTSVPDTFASKVSAVQDQYADASIGNVTGSNAVNVFLGIGVAWSIAAIYHYFQGEEFKVDPGTLAFSVTLFTIFAFICIAVLIYRRRPEIGGEFGGPKVPKMLTTGLFFSLWLMYIFFSSLEAYCHIQAF; encoded by the exons ATGGGAAATGTTTCTGATGCTAGA GTTTCACGGAGCTTGGGTGTCACCATGCGTCAGGTGGGATGGCAGTTTTCCAGTTACCAGCTGGTCCTTCTGCTGAGCTTCATCAGCATTGATCTTCCATTGGCTTCAGGGGGAGGTTCTAACAACACACTGAAGAACAGCACCGTATGTGAAGGGAGGACCAACTGCATTGAAGGTGTCATCCTGCCAATATGGAAGCCAGAAAATCCCACCTTTACCGAGCGCCTTTCCAGAGCCACCGTTTATTTTGTGGCCTTGGTATACATGTTCCTGGGTGTGTCCATCATTGCAGACCGCTTCATGGCCTCCATTGAGGTCATCACCTCCCAGGAGAGAAAGATCACAATCAAGAAGCCCAATGGTGAGAAAATCACCACCACGGTGCGCATCTGGAATGAGACGGTGTCAAACCTAACCCTCATGGCCCTGGGTTCTTCTGCCCCAGAGATCCTCCTGTCTGTGGTGGAGGTTTGTGGTCACAACTTTGATGCAGGCGAGCTTGGACCCAACACCATCGTGGGAAGTGCCGCCTTCAACATGTTTGTCATCATTGGCCTTTGTGTGTCCATCATTCCGGAGGGACAAACACGGAAAGTAAAGCACCTGAGGGTTTTCTTTGTCACTGCCATCTGGAGCATCTTTGCCTATACGTGGCTTTATATGATTCTTGCCGTCACAACTCCAGGTGTTGTGGAGATATGGGAGGGGCTCCTCAcactcttcttcttccctctctgtgtTGGATTTGCATATGTGGCTGACCAACGCCTGCTCTTCTATAAATATGTGTATAAACGCTATAGAGCAGGAAAGCGGAAAGGAGTGATAATTGAAATGGAAGGAGAACCAGAACTTACAATGCACGTGGACCTCAACTCTCATGGAGAAGACCTTGGACATGAATGCAAGGGACTGGATGACCTACTAACTGATAGGCTTACTGATCAGGTTTTGAAGCAGCAGCAAGCCGGTGGACCTCTTCATCAATGCCAGATAAAAAACCATGCGCGAGCAACCAACTATGACATCTGCTCAGAGGTGTCTAACAgcccctcctctgaggtgttctTCCACCCTGGTTTCTACAAGTGTGTGGAGAACTGTGGCAGTGTAGCGCTGAATGTGGTCCGGTGCGGCGGAGACCTAAGGACTTCAGTCCTGGTAAACTATCAGACTGAAGATGGTACGGCAAGATCTGACTCAGACTACCAGTTCACAGAAGGAGCTCTTCTGTTTCAACCTGGTGAAACCCAGaaggtcatcagcatcaacattgTTGATGACGATATATTTGAGGAAGACGAGCACTTCCTGGTTCATCTCAGTAATGTGACGGTTCTGTCTGAGGGAAATGCCAAGGTCTCCTGTGCAACTTTAAGTCATCCATGCACAGCAAAGATCACCATTTTGGATGATGACCATGCAGGAATCTTTACATTTGAGGAGGAGACGGTGACCGTGAGCAAGAGTGTTGGAGTATTGGAAGTGAAGGTTCTCCGAAAATCAGGAGCTTGTGGCGTTGTGGTAGTGCCATACAGTACCGCACAGGGCACGGCTAAAGGAGGTGGTGAGAACTTTGAAGACACACATGGAGTCCTGGAATTTGACAACGGTGAGATTTG CAAAACGATTCAGGTCAATATCATTGATGATGAAGAGtatgaaaaaaacaagaacttcTTCATTGAACTTGGGGACCCCCGGCTGCTGGAGATGAGTGAGAGGAAAG ctcgGCTGCTTCAAGAAGTCG GTAAATTTGTCCAAACAG GGCGAGACATGTACAGGAAGGTCCAGGAATGGCATCCGTCCGCCGCCATGATCAACATCCCAG GGGACAAAGACGAGATGCTTTTAACCAATCAGGAGAAAGAAGAACAGAGGATTGCAGTAATGGGTCGACCAATCCTCGGTGAGCACGTCAAACTCGAGGTCACCATTGAGGAATCGTATGAGTTTAAG AGCACTGTGGACAAACTCCTGAAGAAGACCAACCTGGCGCTGGTGGTTGGCACCAACAGTTGGAGAGAGCAGTTTGTTGAAGCTATCACGATCACATCAG GTGAGGACGATGATGACACCCATGGAGAGGAGAAGCTGCCCTCCTGTTTTGACTACATCATGCACTTCCTCACCATATTCTGGAAGCTCTTGTTTGCGTTGGTGCCTCCCACCGAGTACTGGAGTGGCTGGGCCTGTTTCATTGTTTGCATTTCCATCATTGGCGTCCTGACGGCGATCATCGGAGACATCGCTTCTCATTTTGGCTGCACAGTCGGTCTGAAAGACTCCGTCACGGCTGTGGTGTTTGTAGCATTGGGCACGTCAGTACCAG ACACCTTTGCCAGTAAGGTATCAGCCGTTCAGGATCAGTACGCAGACGCTTCTATTGGGAACGTGACTGGCAGCAATGCCGTGAATGTGTTCCTGGGCATTGGTGTGGCCTGGTCCATCGCTGCCATCTACCACTACTTCCAGGGAGAAGAGTTCAAGGTGGACCCAGGGACGCTGGCCTTCTCTGTCACGCTCTTCACCATCTTTGCCTTCATTTGCATCGCTGTCCTCATCTACCGGCGCCGGCCTGAGATCGGGGGGGAGTTTGGTGGCCCCAAAGTCCCCAAAATGTTGACCACCGGTCTGTTCTTCAGCCTGTGGCTGATGTacatcttcttctcctctctggaggcCTACTGCCACATTCAGGCCTTTTAG